In one Asterias amurensis chromosome 9, ASM3211899v1 genomic region, the following are encoded:
- the LOC139942377 gene encoding GON-4-like protein isoform X1 — translation MADTSKRKRRSSSSSSPECEQDPASKRSRLSPDIPGEISSGNVVSDSTVEKTASNPHLEPAISKDGVKASGGSDDQRLSSVESVLSDQEQSTQIVREAALEDSTSEQDFPKAVVSVDDDACPPTDVQNVEDEHSNSDTSPKELQQSSQDSSHECSRKSNEEYHTTVGEDRKSTDNVNNESTHEKIPDSPRFEGTNTSMASLDTVDMEAVQALTFLKQSASPTKVLSGPLSNQGNSDTRLYTGSIRRKGFAKGSLAKQKLKKNSQKKLTPVRSDETDSEGQQEGFSSSPSRMVIDMQPTRKSARQAAQEDKEKPWSAMMKKKAKKKLGRMFEAGGERKETRGRKKGSKGPSLDADEVQRANEACDLLEKRLEENAVKNNLSVVNVKNILHHVITNEHVLAMVRNTMDDGTPGDNIKSPSSPAVVFEPKMTRSKLKEVSEKSGNMGNVPFVWPVSPIKKSKQVPQFTDLMFSDSDDDDEDYKPSQEDLQKDESDYESITSFGSPCPSTPRSSLNTSFFEDTEEEGDVESAPPHSPLRPPSVSPSPAKGGHLRAVPVPMGPPPPKVRFDNKIKDDAKFLKQLDEVNMELEKSEQDTIAHRTRSKFPIDIPLEEIEASFVAPDITADMFDTWDDCEDDNEWVRWLAGLQKTTDPEVSDVGDDDQNDPEYNFLAEEEAVDEEDFRNDKTVEITKKEVNELLDELIDAFENEDWAADFDMQHFDKPQQLTLSDMIAQRQMTYPKDGKGKKNVQQQQSQQQQQQQVMVFNHHERMQLQQQMQQHVQLLCQLNLLCRGSPAMEPHKNQAKQFLSELDMLAGRSEETVLANYMIVGVQQPYGPCSAFRPCNLAGALAICEQEFVVTEKELAIMNAHEAWKTVANETTRSKSHTIRSPPTEGAQNIIAHSRVFMYSELLPTVSLTEKPLQKIHFEKAEDRLILLGLMQYPLGNDRQSQYRLICQNMLPIKTNRQVMIHVKNMCCKKRNSDNIIRRWRKHNIMPDLSPLCAPILPGTEQSPVEQSQIYDKKPEWLKKLMYQAGFFPPTTTATETPATPSCSSSTPPPPVQQLQPPGDKPHTLTNTVITVRSIPTPLALPKRAILPKVGPQTTQGTVSNSTSKAAPSETDSSSPKSSSEGPQRPSTMLTQSCRIAPKALSCVTLQGTSANQPVLMLHPQQGVLNTIRGNAVQIITTTGGFTPVKGRQGCPSPSFTLLNSASDTKSPDTQTLTSTLRSRSKVSPTSVTPSGISALSNFKVRRLDNVSPEPPPEKDLQCHEEDNSSTNISKRQSESFELEKKSASRQKVRPSTLKGHSRSAFKISSSLGQNKKEPVSESNSPDAMKQPDSTKSISSSTASARPATQSATTSTTVTKTDKKCSNTLSESVAQKELPKPPSRSKSQTPDSLPGEEEDEDTTSREVVSPVDVLESGNSNSQDFVDAVDRPDGPQSLAQGEGETEEMAEELEKTMLNTKMAAKRMKSKLRKDLESTVVLLDSNIVSKDPKREERETSFSRAYLNKVKERFSSEPDRYIDFLGIFNSFSTSAELPVDELYHKICEVLHGNPDLIEDFTAFLPPDVALACGVLMENLEFAKARLFLRQVEVHFQKNPTQFQKVLTSITEWAGKENRTNNELKENIFPLLKGQPHLEQEFSLLFPDERPPDNYMMDFEEIVLDDEKEKEYDSFEEIEIPDSDEEIPITKSRVGRPPNKPPSSTQPPPGLRASALHGFLPNAKAALLKGRLPSILKSTSGGKKKSPALDPWQELNAHLQYGTQGCKCNCHEKSHDTRVQRKVRHCAYCSAMVTRTELISSLRGLTIANRRRGHLLSGSQQPGTSDDAPQRNSKRGSGRNPSGRKALKVQWAEAGDDQEMEEEEEEEEQNPYSDAVAHLSEICSNLADYLNENASLSEEDEEEEKESDDDDGNDDAEDGQEDDDYEDLEDEDEDKPEDEDEDDVEDDAVMTSEESHGVDGATPESSVSPVLSQGSHESCLSDSSGSRNTQQPAQLPSSQTTLLGSGVGLEGNGSRANSPVTYAKDERSTEEHLKELKSCLAKEKDEETMSNPSSVRSLTCHEILSDSPVRHFSAIGESSGQAGRSVSLSDSEKKDNVLFPQSDSSGMDSKSPCSVITAGSPAQVSASEKSVTSLPTKPTIRRVKTVRPTHIPDVPFGQRSKPVSLFESLAKSRPSPTEDDSLENPFKTEILKTEPEAESKNNFVESDQSNEPVPEKRNPEECKTELSGTVPAPEASAGLSEMPKTEEDSRAEQEKASGASSLLSAANVARRKDGEVVVVWTRDADRLLLQRCRDQGATEEVFEEVAKTLTDKSSEQVEQRFNTLMKLFQSASRDSEEDEESEEDASEDEENDQQESDSQDVDDNG, via the exons ATGGCTGACACAAGTAAAAGGAAGCGAAGAAGTTCATCAAGTTCTTCACCAGAATGTGAACAAGATCCCGCTTCAAAAAGATCACGACTTTCTCCAGACATTCCTGGAGAAATCTCAAGTGGAAATGTGGTATCTGATAGCACTGTTGAAAAAACGGCGTCAAACCCACACCTGGAGCCAGCCATCTCTAAAGATGGAGTTAAAGCAAGTGGTGGAAGTGATGATCAGAGACTTAGTTCAGTTGAGTCCGTGCTCTCCGATCAAGAGCAATCTACTCAAATAGTTAGAGAAGCTGCCCTCGAGGATTCTACCAGTGAACAAGATTTTCCTAAGGCAGTAGTGTCTGTAGATGATGATGCTTGTCCACCAACTGATGTCCAAAATGTTGAGGATGAACATTCAAACTCAGACACAAGTCCAAAAGAATTGCAGCAGTCGTCACAAGACAGTAGTCATGAATGCAGCAGAAAATCAAACGAGGAATATCACACAACTGTGGGTGAGGATAGAAAATCAACGGACAATGTTAACAATGAGAGCACACATGAAAAAATACCAGACTCGCCCCGTTTTGAAGGCACAAACACAAGCATGGCTTCACTGGACACTGTCGATATGGAAGCAGTTCAAGCACTGACTTTCCTAAAGCAGTCTGCATCACCAACAAAGGTCTTATCAGGGCCTTTGTCAAACCAAGGAAATAGCGATACGAGGTTGTACACCGGAAGTATCAGGAGAAAAGGTTTCGCAAAGGGCTcccttgcaaaacaaaaacttaaaaagaaCTCGCAAAAAAAGCTAACACCGGTGCGGTCCGACGAAACAGACTCCGAGGGACAACAGGAAGGCTTCTCCTCGTCACCCAGCAGGATGGTGATTGATATGCAACCGACGAGAAAGTCAGCGCGACAAGCAGCGCAGGAGGACAAGGAGAAACCCTGGAGTGCAATGATGAAGAAGAAAGCAAAGAAGAAACTTGGGAGGATGTTTGAGGCGGGCGGGGAGAGGAAGGAGACAAGAGGTCGGAAGAAAGGATCAAAGGGGCCCTCGCTTGATGCTGATGAGGTTCAGCGCGCAAATGAAGCGTGTGATCTCTTGGAGAAGAGACTTGAAGAGAATGCCGTCAAGAATAACCTTTCTGTGGTTAATGTGAAGAACATTCTACAT CATGTGATCACCAATGAGCACGTCTTAGCAATGGTACGTAACACAATGGATGATGGGACGCCGGGGGACAATATTAAATCTCCAAGCTCGCCGGCTGTTGTGTTT GAGCCTAAGATGACAAGATCGAAGCTCAAAGAAGTCTCTGAGAAGTCAGGAAACATGGGAAAT GTGCCGTTCGTTTGGCCCGTATCACCAATCAAGAAATCCAAACAGGTGCCACAGTTCACTGACCTGATGTTCTCGGACTCTGATGACGACGATGAGGACTACAAACCGAGCCAAGAAGACTTG CAAAAAGACGAGAGTGACTACGAGAGCATAACATCCTTCGGGTCTCCATGCCCAAGCACCCCTCGCTCCAGCCTCAACACCTCATTCTTTGAAGACACTGAAGAAGAAGGAGATGTAGAGTCAGCACCCCCTCACAGCCCCTTACGCCCCCCTAGCGTTTCCCCCTCACCTGCCAAAGGGGGGCATCTCCGGGCGGTGCCTGTACCCATGGGACCTCCCCCGCCCAAGGTGCGGTTTGATAATAAGATTAAAGATGACGCTAAGTTTCTTAAACAGCTGGATGAAGTTAACATGGAGTTGGAAAAATCTGAG CAGGATACGATCGCCCATCGCACCCGCTCCAAGTTTCCCATCGACATACCCTTAGAAGAAATTGAGGCATCCTTCGTGGCTCCTGACATCACTGCAGACATGTTTGATACGTGGGATGACTGTGAAGATGATAACGAATGGGTCAGGTGGCTCGCTGGCCTCCAGAAGACCACTG ACCCAGAGGTTAGCGATGTGGGGGACGACGATCAAAACGATCCAGAGTATAATTTCTTGGCCGAGGAGGAGGCCGTAGATGAAGAAGACTTCCGCAATGATAAGACTGTCGAGATAACCA AGAAAGAAGTGAATGAACTCTTAGATGAACTAATAGACGCG TTTGAGAATGAGGACTGGGCAGCGGACTTTGACATGCAGCATTTCGACAAGCCTCAACAGCTGACCCTGTCGGACATGATCGCACAGCGGCAGATGACCTACCCTAAAGACGGCAAGGGGAAGAAGAACGTTCAACAGCAGCAGtcgcagcagcagcagcagcagcaagtCATGGTGTTCAACCACCATGAGAGGATGCAACTGCAGCAGCAAATGCAACAA CATGTGCAGCTGCTTTGTCAGCTGAACCTTCTCTGCAGGGGTAGCCCGGCTATGGAGCCACACAAAAACCAAGCCAAGCAGTTCCTG AGTGAGTTGGACATGCTTGCTGGTCGCAGCGAGGAGACGGTATTGGCGAACTACATGATAGTTGGTGTCCAGCAGCCTTATGGGCCTTGCTCAGCCTTTAGACCATGCAATCTAGCTGGTGCTCTGGCGATTTGTGAACAAGAATTTGTTGTCACGGAGAAAG AATTGGCTATTATGAATGCGCACGAAGCCTGGAAAACCGTAGCCAATGAAACGACCCGATCGAAATCGCATACTATCCGTAGTCCGCCTACAGAGGGTGCCCAAAATATTATCGCTCATAGTCGAGTCTTCATGTACTCGGAGCTGTTACCGACAGTCAGTCTGACGGAAAAACCTCTCCAGAAAATCCACTTCGAGAAGGCTGAAGACAG ATTGATTTTGTTGGGATTGATGCAGTATCCACTCGGCAACGACCGTCAATCTCAGTACAGGTTGATCTGCCAGAACATGTTACCCATCAAGACTAATCGCCAGGTCATGATTCATGTTAAGAATATGTGCTGTAAGAAACGAAACTCCGACAACATCATTAGG cgTTGGCGTAAGCACAACATCATGCCAGACCTGAGCCCGCTTTGTGCACCTATACTTCCCGGCACGGAGCAGTCTCCGGTAGAGCAATCTCAAATCTATGATAAGAAACCAGAGTGGTTAAAG AAACTCATGTACCAAGCAGGGTTCTTTCCTCCAACAACCACCGCGACTGAAACCCCAGCTACTCCTTCCTGTTCGTCCTCAACTCCACCCCCTCCGGTCCAACAGCTTCAACCCCCAGGGGATAAACCTCACACTCTGACCAACACCGTTATCACGGTTCGCTCCATTCCAACTCCGTTAGCACTTCCTAAACGAGCGATCCTTCCGAAAGTGGGTCCACAAACTACTCAGGGGACCGTAAGTAATTCCACTAGTAAGGCGGCTCCGTCAGAAACAGACTCCTCATCGCCCAAGTCTAGTTCAGAAGGTCCTCAAAGACCTAGCACCATGCTGACACAGAGCTGTCGAATCGCTCCAAAGGCCCTCAGTTGTGTGACTCTGCAAGGTACTTCGGCTAACCAACCCGTCTTGATGCTACACCCACAACAGGGTGTCCTGAATACTATCAGGGGCAATGCTGTACAGATTATTACAACCACTGGAGGGTTCACTCCAGTAAAAGGGCGACAAGGTTGTCCGAGCCCATCCTTTACTCTGCTCAATTCCGCTTCTGACACCAAATCTCCAGATACTCAGACGTTAACCTCTACACTCAGAAGCAGGTCCAAGGTGTCGCCAACCAGTGTCACTCCAAGTGGCATCTCAGCCCTCTCGAACTTCAAGGTGCGTAGGCTCGATAATGTTTCTCCAGAACCCCCGCCAGAAAAGGATCTTCAATGTCATGAAGAGGACAATAGTTCTACAAACATTTCCAAAAGGCAATCTGAATCTTTTGAACTAGAAAAAAAGTCTGCATCCAGACAAAAAGTAAGGCCGTCGACTTTAAAGGGTCACTCGAGGTCGGCTTTTAAAATCAGTTCCTCGCttggacaaaataaaaaagaacctGTCTCTGAGTCAAATAGCCCAGATGCTATGAAGCAGCCGGATTCTACTAAGAGCATCTCATCATCAACAGCTTCCGCACGTCCCGCAACTCAATCCGCTACAACCTCAACAACTGTCACAAAGACAGATAAGAAATGTTCAAACACTTTAAGCGAATCGGTTGCCCAGAAGGAGTTACCAAAACCCCCGTCCAGGAGCAAGAGTCAAACTCCAGACTCTTTACCTGGcgaagaggaggatgaggataCCACCAGCAGGGAAGTAGTTTCACCGGTCGACGTCTTAGAAAGTGGCAACTCTAACAGTCAAGACTTTGTGGATGCTGTTGACAGGCCTGATGGTCCTCAGAGTCTGGCTCAAGGGGAAGGCGAGACGGAAGAGATGGCGGAAGAGCTGGAGAAGACAATGCTGAACACGAAAATGGCTGCCAAGCGCATGAAGAGCAAGCTACGCAAGGATCTGGAGTCGACGGTGGTACTTCTGGATTCAAACATCGTGTCTAAAGATCCTAAG AGAGAAGAAAGGGAGACATCTTTTTCAAGGGCTTACCTCAACAAAGTCAAG GAGAGATTTTCTTCCGAGCCGGACCGATACATTGACTTCCTTGGGATCTTCAACTCATTCTCAACGAGTGCAGAGCTACCAGTAGACGAG TTATACCATAAGATATGTGAAGTATTACACGGCAACCCCGATCTCATTGAGGACTTCACAGCGTTTCTTCCTCCTGATGTGGCCCTCGCTTGTGGAGTG CTTATGGAGAACCTGGAGTTCGCTAAAGCGAGACTTTTCCTCCGTCAGGTTGAAGTTCATTTCCAGAAGAATCCCACCCAGTTCCAGAAAGTCCTTACTAGCATCACAGAGTGGGCTGGCAAAGAGAACAGGACAAATAATGAG CTGAAGGAAAACATCTTCCCTCTTCTGAAGGGCCAGCCTCACCTGGAGCAGGAGTTTTCTCTTCTATTCCCGGATGAGCGACCTCCGGACAATTACATGATGGACTTTGAGGAAATTGTTTTAGACGATGAGAAAGAGAAGGAG TATGACAGCTTCGAAGAGATTGAAATCCCAGACAGTGATGAGGAGATTCCGATCACCAAGTCCCGCGTCGGCCGACCACCCAACAAACCACCATCTAGCACCCAACCTCCCCCAGGGCTTAGGGCCTCTGCCCTCCATGGGTTCCTCCCCAACGCCAAGGCTGCCCTTCTCAAAGGACGACTCCCATCCATACTGAAGTCTACCTCAGGAGGAAAGAAGAAG AGTCCGGCATTAGACCCTTGGCAGGAGCTGAATGCCCATCTACAGTACGGTACCCAGGGATGTAAATGTAACTGCCATGAGAAGTCACATGACACTAGAGTACAACGGAAGGTCCGCCACTGTGCCTACTGCAGTGCTATG GTTACTCGGACAGAACTGATAAGTTCTCTCAGAGGGCTCACCATCGCCAACCGTCGAAGAGGGCATCTCCTCAGCGGCTCCCAGCAGCCGGGAACAAGCGACGACGCCCCCCAAAGAAACTCCAAGCGAGGATCAGGTCGGAACCCCTCGGGGCGGAAAGCCTTAAAGGTCCAGTGGGCTGAAGCTGGAGACGACCAAGAAATGGAAGAagaggaggaagaagaagaacagAATCCGTACAGCGACGCCGTCGCTCATCTATCCGAGATCTGCTCCAATCTCGCCGACTATCTCAACGAGAACGCTTCCTTATCGGAGGAAGACGAAGAGGAGGAGAAGGAATCTGACGATGATGATGGAAACGACGATGCGGAAGACGGTCAAGAAGATGACGATTATGAAGACTTGgaagatgaggatgaggatAAACCCGAAGATGAGGACGAGGATGATGTAGAAGATGATGCGGTGATGACCTCAGAGGAGAGTCACGGAGTTGATGGGGCGACGCCTGAGAGCTCCGTCTCACCCGTCCTGAGCCAGGGTAGCCATGAGAGCTGTCTGTCGGATAGTAGTGGTAGTCGGAACACACAGCAGCCAGCGCAACTACCAAGCTCACAGACTACATTGCTAG GGTCAGGTGTCGGTCTTGAAGGAAACGGTAGTCGTGCCAACTCTCCTGTGACGTACGCTAAGGATGAACGAAGCACCGAGGAGCACCTGAAGGAGCTGAAATCTTGCCTGGCTAAGGAGAAGGACGAGGAGACAATGTCGAATCCATCGTCTGTCCGGAGCTTAACGTGTCATGAGATACTGTCCGATTCCCCGGTCAGACATTTCAGCGCTATTGGGGAATCATCGGGCCAGGCGGGCAGATCGGTGTCATTATCGGACTCGGAAAAGAAAGATAATGTTTTGTTCCCACAGTCTGATTCATCAGGGATGGATTCCAAATCTCCCTGCAGTGTCATCACAGCAGGCAGTCCTGCTCAGGTCAGTGCTAGCGAGAAGAGCGTAACTTCATTACCAACAAAACCCACCATTCGGCGAGTGAAAACCGTCCGGCCGACCCACATCCCTGATGTGCCCTTTGGCCAGCGGAGCAAACCAGTCTCACTCTTTGAGAGTCTGGCAAAGAGTAGGCCGTCTCCCACGGAAGATGACTCTTTGGAAAATCCTTTCAAAACAGAAATTTTGAAAACAGAACCAGAAGCTGAgagtaaaaataattttgtagaaTCTGATCAATCTAACGAACCTGTTCCCGAGAAACGGAACCCAGAGGAATGTAAAACTGAACTGTCTGGAACAGTACCAGCGCCAGAAGCCTCTGCCGGGTTGTCGGAGATGCCCAAGACTGAAGAAGACTCGAGGGCGGAGCAAGAGAAAGCATCGGGGGCATCGTCGTTGTTATCAGCCGCGAATGTGGCCAGGAGGAAGGATGGAGAGGTGGTCGTAGTGTGGACAAG GGATGCGGATAGGCTGTTGTTGCAGAGATGCCGTGATCAAGGAGCAACGGAAGAAGTCTTTGAAGAGGTTGCCAAAACTCTCACTGATAAGTCATCTGAACAG GTGGAGCAGAGATTCAATACCCTGATGAAACTCTTTCAATCTGCGTCTCGGGACTCAGAAGAGGATGAGGAAAGTGAAGAAGATGCATCGGAGGATGAAGAAAATGATCAACAAGAATCAGACAGTCAAGATGTTGACGATAACGGCTAA